A window of the Lepisosteus oculatus isolate fLepOcu1 chromosome 14, fLepOcu1.hap2, whole genome shotgun sequence genome harbors these coding sequences:
- the LOC107076144 gene encoding uncharacterized protein translates to MCTLNQDFTDELFDSTSAAFKELAGNVEKQFSTLYRNKYPNTFKAYKVISFRPGSVVQSGELTFTSRSTVLSHDEIAQVLRTAVQNGDVTLPVINTNTISVNLKIVINPVWPPSSTTSRTTTSRAAPLPHPVSSAVFWVVTVAVLLVSLTEVATMRTIVGSVLILLLASSTPATATTTRTTTQAPSPADVTFTLNCSLNQDFTGELLDSTSAAFKELAGNVEKQFSTLYRNKYPDTFEAYKVISFRPGSVVQSGELSFSNTSTVPSNDKIAEVLRIGVENNEVVLPVNTNSIKVAVKAAPSTTAAPASTTTTTPASTTTTTPATTTTTTPASTTTTTKATTTTTTKATTTTTTTKATTTTTTKATTTTTTTTTATTTTTGAPVPVTAVILMELNCTLNQEFTSDLLDSSSAGFKNLAREVEKQFNATYLKRYPTSFRGYKVKRFWPGSVVQSDDLHKHVHRSL, encoded by the exons ATGTGCACCCTGAATCAGGACTTTACAGACGAACTTTTTGACAGCACCTCCGCAGCGTTCAAGGAACTGGCAGGGAATGTGGAGAAACAG tTTTCAACACTTTACCGGAATAAGTATCCAAATACATTCAAAGCATACAAAGTCATAAGCTTTCG GCCAGGATCAGTCGTTCAAAGTGGAGAGCTGACCTTCACAAGCAGGTCCACCGTTCTCTCCCATGATGAGATCGCTCAGGTCCTCAGGACAGCTGTGCAGAATGGTGACGTGACTCTGCCTGTGATAAACACCAACACCATCAGCGTGAACC tgaaGATTGTGATCAACCCCGTCTGGCCACCCAGCTCAACAACATCCAGAACGACAACATCCCGAGCAGCGCCCCTCCCTCACCCCGTCTCCAGCGCGGTCTTCTGGGTGGTCACTGTCGCTGTGCTGCTGGTCAGCCTGACGGAG GTCGCCACCATGAGGACGATTGTAGGATCGGTCCTGATTCTCCTGCTCGCCA GTTCCACtccagcaacagcaacaacaacaagaacaacaacTCAGGCTCCAAGTCCAGCAGATGTGACCTTCACTTTAAACTGCAGCCTAAACCAGGACTTCACAGGAGAACTTCTTGACAGCACCTCCGCAGCGTTCAAGGAACTGGCAGGGAATGTGGAGAAACAG tTTTCAACACTTTACAGAAATAAGTATCCAGATACATTCGAAGCATACAAAGTCATAAGCTTTCG GCCAGGATCAGTCGTTCAAAGTGGAGAGCTGAGCTTCTCAAACACGTCCACCGTTCCCTCTAATGATAAGATCGCTGAGGTTCTGAGAATAGGGGTGGAGAACAACGAGGTGGTTCTCCCTGTGAACACCAACAGCATCAAGGTCGCAG TGAAGGCTGCGCCCAGTACAACAGCTGCCCCAGCGTCCACCACAACGACAACCCCAGCGTCCACCACGACGACGACCCCAGCGACCACCACGACGACGACCCCAGCGTCCACCACGACGACGACCAAAGCGACCACCACGACGACGACCAAAGCgaccaccaccacaacaacgaCCAAAGCGACCACCACCACCACGACCAAAGCGACCACCACAACGACAACCACAACAACGGCTACTACAACCACCACAGGGGCTCCTGTCCCAGTGACGGCCGTCATTCTGATGGAGCTGAACTGCACCCTGAACCAGGAGTTTACAAGCGACCTCTTGGATAGCAGCTCTGCAGGGTTCAAAAATCTCGCTCGTGAGGTGGAGAAACAG TTTAATGCTACATACCTGAAAAGATATCCAACCTCTTTCAGGGGGTACAAAGTCAAAAGATTTTG